One part of the Paenibacillus silvisoli genome encodes these proteins:
- a CDS encoding ferredoxin family protein, which yields MSDVPKGQSIEEKQYLLRFNADTKSHLTVLDAEVCMTNCPDKLCTIFCPAEVYKWEEIRMHVGYEGCHECGSCRIGCPHQNIKWEYPKGGHGIVFRLG from the coding sequence ATGAGCGATGTGCCAAAGGGCCAGTCCATCGAGGAAAAGCAATACCTCCTGCGGTTCAATGCGGACACGAAGTCGCACTTGACCGTTCTGGATGCCGAGGTGTGCATGACGAACTGCCCGGACAAATTATGTACCATTTTCTGTCCGGCGGAGGTGTACAAATGGGAGGAGATCCGCATGCATGTCGGCTACGAAGGCTGCCATGAGTGCGGAAGCTGCCGGATCGGCTGTCCGCATCAGAACATCAAATGGGAATATCCGAAAGGTGGTCACGGAATCGTTTTCAGATTGGGGTGA
- a CDS encoding FAD-dependent oxidoreductase has translation MPEKFDCIVVGAGPAGIACAYELAKAGVKVLLLERGEYPGSKNVMGGVLYRQMMEDVIPGFYKEAPVERPIVEQRFMMMDKESATTFGYKGLEWAREPYNNFTVLRAKFDQWFAGKAVEQGALLINETVVLSCIVENGKVVGVQTDRPDGQLYADVVVLADGVNSLLAKSLGFHREFKPDEVALATMEILKLDKKVIEDRFNLEEGQGCTIELFGDATKGILGTGFLYTNKDTLSLGVGTLLSGMIKHKLKPHHLLDYVKNHPMIRPYIQGAEQQEYLAHLIPEGGYHSMPKVVGNGVLVVGDAAQLVNAIHREGSNMAMTSGRLAAETVVLAKQAGDFSEAFLDHYRKELMGSFVGQDLKKYKDSTHHFDKFPQYFEQYIPMMNRAMSQMFTVDGTSKREKQKKIWRDIGSAKEKVKIARDMYRAWKVMK, from the coding sequence ATGCCCGAAAAGTTTGATTGTATCGTCGTCGGCGCGGGGCCGGCCGGCATCGCTTGCGCCTACGAGCTGGCAAAGGCCGGCGTGAAGGTGCTGCTGCTGGAAAGGGGGGAGTATCCCGGCTCCAAAAACGTCATGGGCGGCGTGCTGTACCGGCAGATGATGGAGGACGTCATCCCCGGGTTCTACAAGGAAGCGCCGGTGGAGCGTCCGATCGTGGAGCAGCGCTTCATGATGATGGATAAGGAATCGGCGACCACGTTCGGCTACAAGGGGCTGGAGTGGGCGCGCGAGCCGTACAACAACTTCACCGTGCTGCGGGCGAAATTCGATCAATGGTTCGCCGGTAAGGCGGTGGAGCAAGGCGCGCTGCTCATAAACGAGACCGTCGTTCTCTCCTGCATTGTGGAGAACGGCAAGGTGGTAGGCGTGCAAACCGACCGCCCGGACGGTCAGCTGTATGCCGATGTCGTGGTGCTCGCCGACGGCGTCAACTCGCTGCTCGCCAAGTCGCTCGGCTTCCATAGGGAGTTCAAGCCGGACGAAGTGGCGCTGGCGACGATGGAAATTTTAAAGCTGGATAAGAAGGTGATCGAGGACCGCTTCAATCTGGAAGAGGGTCAGGGCTGCACCATCGAGCTGTTCGGCGACGCGACCAAAGGCATCCTCGGCACGGGGTTCCTCTACACGAACAAGGATACGCTGAGCCTCGGTGTCGGCACGCTGCTCTCGGGCATGATCAAGCATAAGCTGAAGCCGCATCATCTGCTCGATTACGTGAAGAACCACCCGATGATCCGCCCGTACATCCAAGGCGCGGAGCAGCAGGAATATCTCGCGCATTTGATCCCGGAAGGCGGCTATCACTCCATGCCGAAGGTGGTCGGCAACGGCGTGCTGGTCGTCGGCGATGCGGCGCAGCTCGTGAACGCCATTCACCGCGAAGGCTCCAACATGGCGATGACGTCCGGGCGGCTGGCCGCGGAAACGGTCGTGCTGGCGAAGCAGGCGGGCGATTTCTCGGAGGCGTTCCTGGACCACTACCGGAAGGAGCTGATGGGCAGCTTCGTCGGGCAGGATTTGAAGAAGTACAAGGATTCCACGCATCATTTTGACAAATTCCCGCAATATTTCGAGCAATACATCCCGATGATGAACCGCGCGATGAGCCAGATGTTCACCGTCGACGGAACGTCCAAGCGGGAGAAGCAGAAGAAAATTTGGCGGGACATCGGCTCCGCCAAGGAGAAGGTGAAAATCGCGCGGGATATGTACCGGGCTTGGAAGGTGATGAAGTAA
- a CDS encoding electron transfer flavoprotein subunit alpha/FixB family protein, whose amino-acid sequence MSFEDYRGVWVFMEVKDGAIVPVAKELLGAGRQLADKRKTELAGVLIGDGVSALAEEAIYYGADQVYVYDAPIFKHYRTETFMRALLACTEKYKPEIILYGATSTGKDLASAVATDLPTGLTADTTQLDVEEDTGLLLASRPAFGGNIMATILCKKYRPQMATVRPKVVRALPRDESRIGTVTQESIELREEDVRTKVLEIVRQTVKRVRIDEADVIVAGGKGLGSPAGFQLIHELADVLGAAVGASRDVVEAGWIEHHHQVGQTGVTVTPKIYIAIGISGAIQHIVGMQNSGLIIAINKDPGALIFQSCHYGIVGDAFEIVPLLIEQFKLALGKESSYARKV is encoded by the coding sequence ATGAGCTTCGAGGATTACCGCGGAGTATGGGTGTTCATGGAAGTGAAGGACGGGGCGATCGTCCCCGTAGCGAAGGAGCTGCTGGGCGCGGGAAGGCAGCTTGCCGACAAACGGAAGACGGAGCTGGCCGGCGTACTTATTGGCGATGGGGTGAGCGCGCTTGCGGAGGAAGCCATCTATTACGGCGCGGATCAGGTTTACGTATACGACGCGCCGATTTTCAAGCATTACCGGACCGAAACGTTTATGCGGGCGCTGCTCGCCTGCACGGAGAAATACAAGCCCGAGATTATCCTCTACGGAGCAACGTCGACGGGCAAGGATTTGGCAAGCGCCGTCGCCACGGACCTCCCGACAGGCCTCACCGCTGATACTACGCAGCTGGACGTGGAAGAGGACACAGGTCTCCTTCTCGCAAGCCGGCCCGCCTTTGGCGGCAACATCATGGCGACGATTCTATGCAAGAAATACCGGCCGCAAATGGCCACGGTAAGACCGAAGGTCGTGCGGGCGCTGCCGCGCGACGAGTCCCGCATCGGGACGGTGACCCAGGAGTCCATCGAGCTGCGCGAGGAGGACGTCCGGACGAAGGTGCTCGAGATCGTGCGCCAGACGGTGAAGCGCGTGCGCATCGACGAGGCGGACGTGATCGTCGCAGGCGGCAAAGGGCTCGGCAGCCCGGCAGGCTTTCAGCTCATTCATGAGCTGGCGGATGTGCTCGGCGCCGCCGTCGGCGCAAGCCGCGACGTGGTCGAGGCCGGCTGGATCGAGCACCACCATCAGGTCGGCCAGACGGGCGTGACGGTGACGCCGAAGATTTATATCGCCATCGGCATCTCCGGCGCGATTCAGCATATCGTGGGCATGCAAAACTCCGGCTTGATTATCGCGATCAATAAAGACCCCGGCGCGCTCATCTTCCAGTCCTGCCACTACGGCATCGTCGGCGATGCCTTCGAAATCGTGCCGCTGCTCATCGAGCAGTTCAAGCTTGCGCTTGGGAAGGAGAGTTCATATGCCCGAAAAGTTTGA
- a CDS encoding electron transfer flavoprotein subunit beta/FixA family protein yields MLHIVACIKQVPDTKIIKMNPKTNTMDRASAPAILNPYDAHAVEEAVRLKQRYGGTVSVLTMGPPPAVKAIRKCIEIGADEGYMISDRAFAGADTLATSYALTKALHKIAKERPIDLIVCGKMTIDGDTGQVGPGIARRLDIPPLTSVKKIVEIDKEKGIAILHRKLEDGYEVVSSTMPCLFSVEKDINEVPYSTMPNMLRAARYNPHIWSVSDLEDVDKAQLGLKGSPTIVSSVWAPQKPQGGQMLEGAAAEQVGLLLGVLLEKKELFQAKGESSS; encoded by the coding sequence ATGCTGCATATTGTCGCCTGCATTAAGCAAGTGCCGGATACGAAAATCATCAAGATGAACCCCAAAACGAACACGATGGATCGTGCCAGCGCGCCGGCGATTCTGAATCCCTACGACGCGCACGCGGTGGAGGAAGCGGTCCGGCTGAAGCAGCGCTACGGCGGGACCGTGTCGGTGCTTACGATGGGGCCGCCTCCGGCCGTCAAAGCGATTCGCAAGTGCATCGAGATCGGCGCAGACGAGGGGTACATGATTTCGGACCGCGCATTCGCCGGAGCGGATACGCTCGCCACAAGCTACGCATTAACGAAAGCGCTTCACAAAATCGCCAAGGAACGCCCGATCGACCTTATCGTATGCGGCAAAATGACGATCGACGGCGATACCGGTCAAGTGGGGCCGGGCATTGCGCGCCGGCTCGACATTCCGCCGCTTACCTCGGTCAAGAAGATCGTCGAGATCGACAAGGAGAAAGGCATTGCGATTCTCCATCGCAAGCTGGAGGACGGCTACGAGGTTGTGTCGTCGACGATGCCGTGTCTGTTTTCCGTGGAGAAGGACATTAACGAGGTGCCATACTCGACGATGCCCAACATGTTAAGAGCTGCCCGGTATAACCCGCATATCTGGTCGGTCAGCGACCTGGAGGATGTCGACAAAGCGCAGCTGGGGCTCAAAGGGTCGCCGACCATCGTTTCCTCGGTATGGGCGCCGCAGAAGCCGCAGGGCGGACAGATGCTGGAGGGAGCGGCGGCGGAGCAGGTCGGTCTGCTGCTTGGCGTTTTGCTGGAGAAGAAAGAGCTGTTCCAAGCGAAGGGGGAATCGTCGTCATGA
- a CDS encoding DUF2642 domain-containing protein, which yields MNELLPYLAANMIVEVTGKQLLPGKLVDVGPDILVLYHQDRYLYIPTVHVLSLKPDPAGEGGNESGADEPSVLLHPDSITMATVLQEAKGLFVEVYVSGSKPIHGYLHGVMSDFLVIHSPIYNAIYVSTRHLKWLIPYPTSHIPYARNVNQLAMKPLVPVSAGSFEELFKKEEGGMVVMDLGGHAAKLGVIKKVNSGIVEFIDANGSGKLINVQHVKTMYAPK from the coding sequence TTGAACGAATTGTTACCCTATCTTGCAGCAAACATGATCGTGGAGGTGACCGGCAAACAGCTACTACCGGGTAAGTTGGTCGATGTCGGTCCGGATATTCTGGTTCTGTATCACCAAGACAGGTACTTGTATATTCCGACCGTCCACGTGCTCAGTTTGAAGCCGGACCCGGCCGGCGAAGGCGGAAATGAAAGCGGCGCCGATGAACCGTCCGTATTGCTCCATCCCGACTCGATCACGATGGCAACGGTTCTCCAGGAAGCGAAAGGACTGTTCGTCGAGGTCTATGTCAGCGGCAGCAAACCGATCCATGGCTACCTGCACGGCGTCATGAGCGACTTCCTCGTCATCCACTCGCCGATCTACAATGCGATTTACGTGTCGACGCGCCACCTAAAATGGCTCATTCCTTATCCGACCTCCCATATCCCCTATGCGAGAAACGTGAATCAACTGGCGATGAAGCCTCTCGTTCCCGTCAGCGCAGGAAGCTTCGAGGAATTGTTCAAGAAGGAAGAAGGCGGCATGGTCGTCATGGATCTCGGCGGCCACGCGGCTAAGCTTGGCGTCATCAAGAAGGTGAACAGCGGCATCGTCGAATTCATCGACGCGAACGGAAGCGGCAAACTAATTAACGTTCAGCACGTGAAGACCATGTATGCACCTAAGTAA
- a CDS encoding arsenic transporter: MHDLMNLITICTFFLTIGFILWRPKVNEAIPATIGAAIVFLTGTVSFTDLGAILETIGGAAITITATIVMAIVLESFGFFNWAAELLTRAARGSGIRLFWFTNLFCFLMTLFVNNDGSILITTPILLMLLKNMGLKNHQKIPYLLSGALIATASSAPIGVSNIVNLIALKIVHMDLYMQTAMMFVPAFLGLAFLTVLLFALFYKTLPKKLPVIQKWNFPPGGHPLKGDVPIAENRGKFMRNVLIFIFCVRASLFVASYIHFPVSLMAVIGSAALLGWRWVYLKVPPTDMLKKTPWYILVFAFGMYVIIYGLKNIGLTTWLIDHLQPLVSGSLLHASVLMGVLLTLLSNLFNNHPALMVGTLTLTNMGLDPLTLKVSYLASVIGSDIGSLLLPIGTLATIMWMHIVRKGGVKISWGEYVKVTVIVIPITVLVTLVLLTYWVHWIF; the protein is encoded by the coding sequence ATGCACGACTTAATGAATTTGATTACCATCTGTACCTTCTTCCTCACCATCGGCTTCATTTTATGGCGGCCTAAAGTCAATGAAGCGATTCCGGCTACCATCGGAGCGGCGATCGTGTTTCTGACCGGCACCGTATCGTTTACCGACCTCGGCGCAATCTTGGAAACGATCGGCGGCGCAGCCATTACGATCACGGCGACCATCGTCATGGCGATCGTGCTCGAGAGCTTCGGCTTCTTCAACTGGGCGGCCGAGCTATTGACCCGCGCGGCGCGAGGCTCCGGCATTCGCTTGTTTTGGTTCACCAACCTGTTCTGTTTTCTCATGACGCTCTTCGTCAACAATGACGGCAGCATTTTGATCACGACGCCGATTCTGCTCATGCTGCTCAAGAACATGGGGCTCAAAAACCACCAGAAAATCCCGTATCTCCTCTCCGGCGCCTTAATTGCCACCGCCTCCAGCGCCCCGATCGGCGTAAGCAATATCGTCAACCTCATCGCGCTCAAAATCGTTCATATGGATCTGTACATGCAAACGGCGATGATGTTCGTTCCGGCCTTTCTGGGGCTGGCGTTCCTTACGGTGCTCCTGTTCGCTCTCTTCTACAAGACGCTGCCGAAGAAGCTGCCCGTCATTCAGAAATGGAATTTCCCGCCGGGCGGCCATCCGCTGAAAGGGGATGTGCCGATCGCGGAAAACCGCGGCAAGTTTATGCGGAACGTGCTCATCTTTATCTTCTGCGTGCGGGCCAGCCTGTTCGTCGCATCGTATATTCATTTCCCGGTGTCGCTCATGGCTGTGATCGGATCGGCCGCTCTGCTCGGCTGGCGCTGGGTTTACCTGAAAGTGCCGCCGACCGACATGTTGAAGAAAACGCCTTGGTATATCTTGGTTTTTGCGTTCGGTATGTACGTGATCATTTACGGATTGAAAAATATCGGCTTAACGACTTGGCTCATTGATCATTTGCAGCCTCTTGTCTCCGGCAGCCTGCTGCATGCAAGCGTCCTGATGGGCGTACTGCTCACCTTATTGTCCAACCTGTTCAACAACCATCCGGCCCTGATGGTCGGCACACTGACGCTGACGAATATGGGACTTGACCCGCTGACGCTGAAAGTTTCTTATCTGGCGAGCGTCATCGGCAGCGACATCGGTTCGCTTCTGCTCCCGATCGGTACGCTGGCCACCATCATGTGGATGCACATCGTTCGCAAAGGAGGCGTGAAAATCAGCTGGGGCGAGTATGTGAAAGTAACGGTTATCGTCATCCCAATAACGGTGCTGGTAACGCTTGTGCTGCTCACGTATTGGGTTCACTGGATTTTTTAA